In Funiculus sociatus GB2-C1, one DNA window encodes the following:
- a CDS encoding trehalase family glycosidase, whose amino-acid sequence MNSEDLTQKEAFLSPEKIKAVRAYIKETWKTLSRSHEHILDAARDPKIDHFPGKKWPIYISQKEERSQIEASLRKVLSQEEFNQIEIRTLPAEVEQIEEHGLLYLPHEYVVPGGRFNEMYGWDSYFIQLGLLQDGELELAKSLVEQLIYEIVHYGTILNANRTYMLTRSQPPLLTPMILALYQHTQDKEWLQSVLSATESFYYYWTLPPHLNQATGLSRYFALGEGPAPEVLISERDEEGRTHYDRVREYYRKFEVEAYDVSLYYDRESDRLTDLFYKGDRTMRESGFDPSYRFGPFNVDIIHYAPVCLNVLIYKMEEDTAEINDILGYKEIAHQWRDRAASRRQLIDKFLWDEEAGLYFDYNFHTGKRRNYEFATTFYPLWAGIASEEQAKRVVENLPDFEAPGGLLTSTRVTGSQWDAPFGWAPLQLIAVQGLLRYGYEEDAKRLARNFISLLVQEFERTGTLLEKYDVYNCSADVSDEIHFGYSSNEIGFGWTNAVFLELLAILD is encoded by the coding sequence GTGAATAGTGAAGATTTAACTCAAAAAGAAGCCTTTCTATCTCCAGAAAAAATCAAGGCAGTGAGAGCCTATATAAAGGAAACTTGGAAGACACTATCTCGTTCTCACGAACATATTTTAGATGCTGCACGCGATCCAAAAATTGATCATTTTCCCGGAAAAAAGTGGCCTATATATATATCGCAAAAAGAAGAGCGATCGCAAATAGAAGCATCTCTACGAAAAGTCCTCAGTCAGGAAGAATTTAATCAAATTGAAATTAGAACTTTACCAGCAGAAGTTGAGCAAATTGAAGAACATGGGTTGCTCTATTTACCTCATGAATATGTAGTTCCTGGCGGTCGTTTTAATGAAATGTACGGCTGGGATAGTTATTTCATCCAATTAGGATTACTACAGGATGGAGAACTGGAATTAGCGAAAAGTTTGGTGGAACAGTTGATATATGAAATTGTGCATTACGGGACGATTTTAAATGCGAATCGGACGTATATGCTGACGCGATCGCAGCCACCTTTACTAACACCAATGATTCTGGCACTCTATCAGCACACTCAGGATAAGGAGTGGCTGCAATCTGTATTATCAGCAACAGAAAGTTTTTATTACTACTGGACTTTGCCACCACACTTGAATCAGGCGACAGGACTTTCTCGCTATTTTGCTTTAGGTGAAGGGCCAGCCCCAGAAGTGCTTATTTCCGAACGGGATGAGGAGGGAAGAACTCATTATGACCGGGTACGAGAATATTATCGTAAATTTGAAGTCGAAGCTTATGATGTTAGTTTGTATTACGACCGAGAGAGCGATCGCTTAACTGATTTGTTCTACAAAGGCGACAGGACAATGCGAGAATCTGGTTTTGATCCATCTTATCGTTTTGGACCTTTCAATGTAGATATTATTCATTATGCTCCCGTTTGCCTGAACGTTTTGATTTACAAAATGGAGGAAGATACAGCAGAAATTAACGATATTTTAGGATACAAAGAAATTGCCCATCAATGGCGCGATCGCGCTGCATCCCGCCGCCAATTAATTGACAAATTTCTCTGGGATGAAGAAGCCGGACTGTACTTTGATTACAACTTTCACACTGGCAAACGTCGCAACTATGAATTTGCCACAACATTTTATCCTTTGTGGGCAGGTATCGCATCCGAAGAACAAGCAAAAAGAGTTGTAGAAAATTTGCCCGACTTTGAGGCCCCCGGAGGATTACTCACCAGCACCCGTGTCACCGGAAGTCAATGGGATGCTCCCTTTGGTTGGGCGCCGTTACAATTAATTGCAGTTCAAGGATTGCTACGATATGGTTACGAAGAAGATGCTAAACGTTTAGCGCGAAACTTTATATCTTTGTTAGTTCAAGAGTTTGAAAGAACTGGAACACTCCTAGAGAAATACGACGTTTATAACTGTTCAGCCGATGTTTCCGATGAAATCCACTTCGGATACAGTTCCAATGAAATTGGTTTTGGTTGGACAAATGCAGTTTTTCTGGAACTATTAGCCATTTTGGATTAA
- a CDS encoding molybdopterin-binding protein → MLSVKQAETIIFDLVQPLDREMDTEVVDLLAANGRILAAAVTSELDFPHWDNSAMDGYAVRYADVAGCSAEQPALLEIVEEIPAGYQPQRSLEPGQASRILTGAIMPDGADTVVMQEVTRREENRVFILASPEPQAFVRHRASFYQAGTPLLTAGIILNAPEIAILAAAQCSELPVYRRPRVAILSTGDELVTPDQPLKPGQIVDSNQYALAALVAQSGGEPLMLGIVPDEPEVLKDAIAQAVSSADMVLSSGGVSVGDYDYVDEILAQLGAEIHLRAVAVKPGKPLTVATFSNNQNPVLYFGLPGNPVSSLVSFWRFVQPAIKKLAGLAAGWEPVFMEARSRHDLHSDGKRETYLWGKLHLVNGVYEFQKAGGSHSSGNLINLAQTNGLAVLRVGQASIKAGEPVQVLQIN, encoded by the coding sequence ATGCTGTCGGTTAAACAAGCAGAGACAATAATTTTCGATTTAGTGCAACCTCTGGATAGAGAGATGGATACTGAGGTTGTAGATTTATTAGCTGCTAATGGTCGAATTTTAGCGGCGGCGGTGACGAGTGAGTTGGATTTTCCCCACTGGGACAATTCGGCGATGGATGGGTATGCGGTGCGATATGCTGATGTCGCTGGTTGTAGCGCCGAACAACCAGCCTTGCTGGAAATTGTAGAGGAAATTCCGGCTGGATATCAACCACAGCGATCGCTCGAACCCGGACAAGCTTCGCGAATTTTGACCGGGGCGATTATGCCTGACGGTGCTGATACAGTGGTAATGCAGGAAGTGACACGGCGAGAGGAAAACCGAGTCTTTATTTTAGCTTCCCCAGAACCGCAAGCTTTTGTGCGTCATCGCGCATCTTTTTACCAGGCGGGAACGCCCCTTTTAACAGCGGGAATAATTCTCAACGCTCCAGAAATCGCCATTTTAGCAGCTGCTCAATGTTCTGAGTTGCCAGTTTACCGCCGCCCCCGCGTGGCAATTCTGTCCACTGGTGACGAGTTGGTGACACCCGACCAACCCTTAAAACCCGGTCAAATTGTAGACTCAAATCAGTATGCCTTGGCTGCTTTAGTAGCGCAGAGTGGCGGAGAACCGCTGATGTTAGGAATTGTACCGGATGAGCCAGAAGTTCTCAAAGATGCGATCGCGCAAGCTGTATCTAGTGCTGACATGGTACTATCTTCCGGCGGTGTATCGGTGGGCGATTATGATTATGTGGATGAAATTCTCGCTCAACTGGGTGCAGAGATTCATCTTCGTGCTGTTGCAGTTAAACCTGGTAAACCGCTAACTGTCGCGACGTTTTCTAATAACCAAAATCCGGTTTTGTACTTTGGTTTACCGGGAAATCCCGTGTCATCTTTGGTGAGTTTTTGGCGGTTTGTGCAACCTGCCATCAAGAAACTTGCAGGTTTAGCCGCAGGATGGGAACCTGTATTTATGGAAGCGCGATCACGTCACGATTTGCATTCAGACGGCAAGCGAGAAACCTACCTTTGGGGCAAACTACATTTAGTAAACGGTGTCTACGAATTCCAAAAAGCAGGTGGTAGCCACAGTTCGGGTAATTTAATTAACCTAGCTCAAACCAACGGTCTTGCAGTTCTAAGAGTAGGTCAAGCTTCCATAAAAGCTGGAGAACCAGTGCAAGTTTTACAAATTAACTAA
- the ubiG gene encoding bifunctional 2-polyprenyl-6-hydroxyphenol methylase/3-demethylubiquinol 3-O-methyltransferase UbiG: MIKNDLEYYNLNADKWWKEDEVLYLPDHLNKSRFEFFNSYVPNWKGLKVLDVGCGGGLACEFLAKRGANVSGIDLSFTSIKAAQEHAQKSDLLIDYKWGTAEDLPYEENTFDAVVCFDVLEHIADLEKVISEAYRVLKKNGMFLFDTINRTFKSKVIMIWLLEDILKQIPRGLHDWNKFIKPDELIGLMETTGFKNIAIKGFDLTDGTNFKTLRDMVFKGLNNRRNGDTTELFHIQINDDTSVCYIGQAVKL, from the coding sequence ATGATTAAAAATGATTTGGAATACTATAACTTGAATGCTGATAAATGGTGGAAGGAAGATGAGGTATTATATCTGCCTGACCATTTAAACAAATCTAGGTTTGAATTTTTTAATAGCTATGTCCCCAATTGGAAAGGGCTCAAAGTTTTGGATGTGGGTTGCGGAGGTGGATTAGCCTGCGAATTCCTAGCCAAGCGAGGAGCTAATGTATCTGGTATAGATTTATCTTTCACCTCAATTAAAGCAGCACAAGAACACGCCCAAAAGAGCGACCTACTAATTGACTACAAATGGGGAACTGCTGAAGACCTCCCTTATGAGGAAAATACATTTGATGCCGTTGTGTGTTTTGATGTTTTAGAGCATATCGCCGATTTGGAAAAAGTTATCTCAGAAGCTTACAGAGTATTAAAGAAAAATGGAATGTTTTTATTTGATACAATCAACAGAACTTTTAAGTCAAAAGTGATAATGATTTGGCTTTTGGAGGATATTTTAAAGCAAATACCGCGAGGGCTTCACGACTGGAATAAATTTATTAAACCCGATGAATTGATTGGGTTAATGGAAACAACTGGCTTCAAAAATATTGCAATTAAAGGGTTTGATCTGACTGACGGCACTAATTTTAAAACACTTAGGGATATGGTATTTAAAGGGTTAAATAATCGCAGAAATGGCGACACGACAGAGTTATTTCACATCCAAATTAACGATGACACTTCTGTATGCTATATCGGCCAAGCTGTTAAGCTTTGA
- a CDS encoding serine/threonine-protein kinase, protein MSYCLNPACPSPQNIKHAEICRACGSKLLLRKRYRVLDALGQGGFGATFLAHDESLPGEPSCVIKQLRPATTVAQVLQMARELFEREARTLGKIGNHPQVPRLLDYFEDNQQFYLVQEYISGLTLQQEVKGSGPLSEAGVKQFLSEILPVMQYIHSQQVIHRDIKPANLIRREQDRKLVLIDFGAVKNQVNQAASSSEQTALTAYAIGTPGFAPPEQMAMRPVYASDLYALGVTCIYLLTGKSPKDLDYNPTTGEMLWQKHVHISPHFTDVLKKMLEVSVRHRYQSAEEVLRALDLEPYLDTLAQGLTTGKATPQRQPGGRLNTGDLSSPTYSSSPSAGTSTSERLAMAIKARRARLEANDPQTGGGIHSRALPGTGYTTTLKNSDATAGSKGKLPAKLDAVSVLNYYTKGRRDFASQDLSLLNLQRVNLSGAIFHQAKLNKTNLQGADLSNADFGRASLTGAILKEANLGRAYFSTANLEGADLRGADLSFAYLNHANLRGANLCGANLTGAKITEEQLAQAKTNWATVLPSGKRGFW, encoded by the coding sequence ATGAGCTACTGCCTTAATCCCGCTTGTCCTAGTCCTCAAAACATCAAACACGCCGAAATCTGTCGGGCGTGTGGTTCCAAACTCCTGCTTAGAAAGCGCTATCGAGTGCTGGACGCCCTAGGGCAAGGAGGCTTTGGAGCTACCTTCTTAGCTCATGATGAGTCTCTGCCTGGTGAGCCAAGTTGCGTCATCAAGCAACTGAGACCAGCAACTACCGTAGCCCAAGTCTTACAAATGGCACGCGAGCTATTTGAAAGAGAGGCACGAACCCTGGGAAAGATTGGCAATCATCCCCAGGTACCTCGCCTATTGGACTACTTTGAAGACAATCAGCAGTTTTATCTGGTACAGGAGTATATTAGCGGCTTAACTCTACAGCAGGAAGTGAAAGGATCTGGCCCCTTGAGCGAAGCTGGGGTCAAGCAATTCTTGAGCGAAATCCTGCCTGTGATGCAATATATCCATAGCCAGCAGGTAATTCACCGAGACATCAAACCAGCTAACTTGATTCGCCGCGAACAAGACCGCAAACTGGTTCTAATTGACTTTGGAGCGGTGAAAAACCAGGTCAACCAGGCAGCAAGCAGTTCTGAGCAAACAGCTTTAACAGCTTACGCAATTGGCACACCTGGATTTGCCCCACCAGAACAGATGGCGATGCGCCCAGTTTATGCCAGCGATTTGTATGCTTTGGGTGTCACCTGCATTTATCTGCTGACCGGAAAATCGCCAAAAGACTTAGACTACAATCCGACAACGGGCGAAATGCTCTGGCAAAAGCACGTTCATATCAGCCCTCATTTCACCGATGTCCTCAAGAAAATGCTGGAGGTTTCAGTTCGTCATCGCTATCAGTCTGCTGAAGAAGTCTTGAGAGCGCTTGACCTTGAACCTTATCTCGACACTTTGGCTCAAGGCTTGACAACAGGTAAAGCTACCCCGCAGCGACAACCAGGCGGCCGCTTGAACACCGGAGACTTAAGCTCTCCGACTTACTCCTCATCCCCTTCGGCTGGTACGTCAACCTCAGAACGTCTGGCTATGGCAATTAAAGCGCGTCGAGCCAGGTTAGAAGCGAATGACCCGCAAACGGGGGGCGGTATTCATAGTCGGGCTTTGCCTGGTACTGGTTATACGACTACGCTGAAAAACAGCGATGCTACTGCTGGTTCTAAGGGGAAACTTCCGGCGAAGTTGGATGCAGTCAGCGTACTAAATTACTACACAAAAGGTAGAAGAGACTTTGCTTCGCAAGATTTGAGCTTGCTTAATCTTCAGCGGGTCAATCTATCGGGAGCAATTTTTCATCAGGCAAAATTGAATAAAACCAACCTTCAGGGAGCTGACCTGTCTAATGCTGATTTTGGTAGGGCGAGTTTAACTGGGGCAATTCTGAAGGAGGCAAATTTGGGCAGGGCTTACTTTAGCACTGCTAATTTGGAAGGAGCTGACCTGCGCGGCGCAGATTTGAGCTTTGCTTATCTGAACCATGCTAATCTCCGAGGGGCGAATCTATGCGGTGCTAATCTCACCGGGGCAAAAATTACTGAGGAGCAGCTGGCGCAGGCGAAGACGAATTGGGCAACAGTGCTACCGAGTGGGAAACGAGGGTTTTGGTAA
- a CDS encoding alpha-amylase family glycosyl hydrolase, translated as MVSTPPSQASSSQYEVTDPKAEVEVIVSETKPDSEIDLEFLYTRDIEFRQETIYFIVVDRFYDGDPDNSEGPNPELFDPEAKDWGKYWGGDLQGIIDKLDYLKDMGVTALWLTPLFEQVEALFVEQAAIHGYWTKDFKRINPRFIGKDEEPSLNKTQETRNTTFDKLVAELHVRKMKLVLDIVCNHSNPDFSGKKGELYDDGVKIADFNDDKNGWYHHYGEVKNWEDEWQVQNCELSGLATFNENNVEYRNYIKLAIKQWLDRGVDALRVDTVKHMPIWFWQEFNADIVTHKPDVFIFGEWIFSDPRSELSVEFANESGMTILDFGLCLAIRAALAQGAEGGFHLMQDVLDLDHRYYGATELITFIDNHDMPRFQSLNPNPEMLRVAIAFIMTSRGIPCIYYGTEQYLHDDTNGGNDPYNRPMMTQWDTNSPLYRDIRLLSGLRRLNPAVSMGSQWQKYLTPDVYCYVRRYRDSILFVAMNRGEAVKLESVDTELPEGEHTDILSRRKFEVKDGKLQNLELEAQDVIVISHVGERIKGQTIVRVQLNAVETQPGETVVVMGDCPELGNWDISKAYPLEYINTNTWFGEIPFNESAGKLITYKYALWREGQSPLRENNVGRRWVIANEGTVKWRDKWATGRES; from the coding sequence ATGGTATCAACTCCTCCATCTCAAGCTTCATCAAGTCAATATGAAGTTACCGATCCAAAAGCAGAAGTTGAAGTTATAGTCTCCGAAACTAAACCAGACAGCGAAATAGATTTAGAATTTCTTTATACCAGAGATATTGAATTTCGCCAAGAAACCATTTACTTCATCGTTGTAGACCGCTTTTATGACGGTGATCCTGACAACAGCGAAGGCCCAAACCCAGAACTTTTCGACCCAGAAGCAAAGGATTGGGGAAAATATTGGGGTGGAGATTTACAAGGAATTATTGATAAACTCGATTATTTAAAAGATATGGGAGTTACAGCACTTTGGCTGACTCCCTTATTCGAGCAAGTTGAAGCATTATTTGTTGAACAAGCCGCAATTCATGGCTACTGGACAAAGGATTTTAAACGCATCAATCCTCGCTTTATTGGCAAAGATGAAGAACCTTCACTCAACAAAACCCAAGAAACTAGAAATACAACTTTTGATAAATTAGTTGCTGAATTACACGTCCGAAAAATGAAGCTGGTGCTGGATATTGTGTGTAACCACAGCAACCCAGATTTTAGCGGTAAGAAGGGGGAACTCTACGACGATGGAGTGAAAATAGCAGATTTTAACGATGATAAAAATGGGTGGTATCACCACTATGGTGAAGTAAAAAATTGGGAAGATGAGTGGCAAGTTCAAAACTGCGAACTGTCTGGTTTAGCCACCTTCAACGAAAATAATGTCGAGTACCGAAACTACATTAAATTAGCAATTAAACAATGGCTAGACCGGGGAGTTGATGCTTTGCGGGTAGATACCGTTAAGCATATGCCTATCTGGTTTTGGCAAGAATTTAACGCTGATATTGTAACCCACAAGCCGGATGTTTTCATTTTTGGCGAGTGGATTTTTAGCGATCCTCGAAGTGAGCTTTCGGTGGAATTTGCCAATGAGTCTGGGATGACAATTCTAGACTTTGGTCTTTGTTTAGCAATTCGAGCAGCTTTGGCGCAAGGCGCTGAAGGTGGATTTCACCTGATGCAGGATGTTCTAGATTTGGATCATCGCTATTACGGGGCGACTGAGTTGATTACATTTATTGATAATCACGATATGCCCCGATTCCAGTCTTTGAATCCCAATCCAGAGATGCTCAGGGTAGCGATCGCTTTCATTATGACCTCTCGCGGCATTCCCTGCATCTACTACGGCACAGAACAGTATCTTCACGACGATACAAACGGCGGTAATGACCCCTACAATCGCCCCATGATGACTCAGTGGGATACCAATTCACCCCTTTATCGAGATATCCGGTTACTATCAGGTTTGCGACGACTGAATCCGGCGGTATCTATGGGAAGCCAGTGGCAAAAATATCTGACACCTGATGTTTATTGTTACGTTCGTCGTTACCGAGATTCGATACTTTTTGTGGCGATGAATCGTGGTGAAGCTGTTAAGCTGGAATCAGTTGATACAGAGTTACCAGAAGGAGAACATACCGATATTTTGTCGCGGCGCAAATTTGAAGTTAAAGACGGAAAGTTACAAAACTTAGAACTAGAAGCACAGGATGTAATTGTCATCAGTCACGTTGGGGAACGTATCAAAGGGCAAACCATTGTGCGGGTACAACTCAATGCTGTAGAAACACAGCCTGGAGAAACTGTTGTGGTAATGGGAGATTGTCCGGAGTTAGGTAATTGGGATATATCCAAAGCTTACCCCCTGGAATACATCAACACTAACACTTGGTTTGGGGAAATTCCCTTTAACGAAAGTGCTGGAAAGTTGATTACTTATAAATACGCGCTGTGGCGTGAAGGGCAGTCACCATTACGCGAAAATAACGTCGGTCGTCGTTGGGTTATTGCCAACGAAGGGACGGTAAAATGGCGCGATAAATGGGCGACAGGACGCGAGTCTTAA
- a CDS encoding YciI family protein yields MTKYVMWGNYCEDVLEKRSPYRQAHLDGLAAQKESGVLITIGPTKDLTKVFGIYEAEDEATVRQLIEADPYWQNGIWTEYDVREWIQAF; encoded by the coding sequence ATGACTAAATATGTGATGTGGGGAAATTATTGCGAGGATGTTTTAGAGAAGCGATCGCCTTATCGCCAAGCACATCTAGACGGTCTTGCCGCCCAAAAAGAATCCGGTGTTTTAATTACCATTGGCCCTACTAAGGATCTCACCAAAGTCTTTGGTATCTACGAAGCCGAAGACGAAGCCACCGTCCGCCAGTTAATCGAAGCCGATCCTTACTGGCAAAACGGCATTTGGACAGAATACGATGTCCGCGAATGGATTCAAGCCTTTTAA
- a CDS encoding class I SAM-dependent methyltransferase, producing MLNQAEKGNFKQQLAAFFNGRTNYDKESDFHPRLANRLLEISQLHRGQNILDVATGTGLVAIPAAKIVAPEGKVIGVDISTGMLSQAQQKIDAEGLQNIELIEPDANKLDFSNNSFDAILCSSAIVWFTDIPGVLRLWHRFVKKGGVVVFSTFSDTSFTTYALIKKIAQKYGIFISDVKEPLGSPGKCHKMLQEAGFVDIEVKIEQFGAYLNRSDVEKAWKENWKTPGGNPVLQLQPQKLKQFEAEYMAEVEVLATDQGIWNDITTLLCTSSEVSRFAPQGGQNAHATRKY from the coding sequence ATGCTCAATCAGGCGGAAAAAGGCAATTTCAAGCAGCAATTGGCTGCTTTCTTTAATGGGAGAACAAACTATGATAAAGAAAGTGATTTTCACCCTCGTCTTGCTAATCGACTGCTTGAAATTTCCCAGCTACACAGGGGGCAAAACATACTGGATGTGGCAACTGGTACTGGTTTAGTTGCCATCCCTGCTGCAAAAATCGTTGCTCCTGAAGGCAAAGTAATTGGGGTGGATATTTCCACAGGAATGCTCAGTCAAGCGCAACAAAAAATTGATGCCGAAGGTTTGCAGAATATAGAACTTATTGAACCAGATGCCAACAAGTTAGACTTCAGTAATAATAGCTTTGATGCGATATTATGTTCTTCAGCGATAGTATGGTTTACTGACATACCTGGTGTTTTGCGCTTGTGGCATCGCTTTGTAAAAAAAGGCGGGGTAGTGGTATTTTCTACTTTTTCTGACACATCCTTTACTACATATGCACTGATTAAAAAAATAGCTCAAAAATATGGCATTTTTATTTCAGATGTAAAAGAACCGCTTGGTAGCCCTGGTAAGTGTCATAAAATGTTACAAGAGGCAGGATTTGTAGATATTGAAGTCAAAATTGAGCAGTTTGGTGCCTATCTTAATCGCAGTGATGTGGAAAAGGCATGGAAAGAAAACTGGAAGACTCCTGGCGGTAATCCGGTATTGCAGCTGCAACCCCAAAAATTAAAACAATTTGAGGCGGAATACATGGCAGAAGTTGAGGTGTTAGCAACAGACCAAGGAATATGGAATGATATTACAACTTTACTTTGTACTAGCTCGGAAGTGAGTAGATTTGCGCCGCAAGGCGGACAGAATGCCCACGCTACAAGAAAATATTAA
- the pheT gene encoding phenylalanine--tRNA ligase subunit beta produces the protein MRISLNWLRELVDLTMTPTQLADTLTMAGFEVEEIEDRRTWADGVVVGKIVEIQPHPNADKLRVCTVDVGAASPLNIVCGASNARADIYVPVATVGTYLPAVELKIKPAKLRGVPSAGMICSLAELGLAKESAGIHIFELENPQLGSDARSLLGLDDVILDLTSTANRADALSMVGVAREVAALTGATLRLPEVGSVSIPEGSAGLSVRISERQACPAYIGTVIEKVKIAPSPAWLQQRLQAAGVRPINNVVDVTNYILLEWGQPLHAFDRDRLQQIAGGNTLTIGVRFANGGESLKTLDGQTRTLQPQNLLITANDKPVALAGVMGGEETEVYQGTENLVLEAALFDPVAIRRSARSQNLRTEASGRYERGVNQAELAVACQRAIALLTQFASGTPVAQEVADTRPDPSAWMRSIELRLDRINQVLGPVELGDATGEIQPEDVQRILTALGCDVSLGTGDWGLGTGDKGLGTRDWGQGSSNSQSPIPNSQSPIPNSQSPVWMVKVPPYRYRDLEREIDLIEEIARLYGYDNFCDTLPDKTEPGYLSSDQMLTRKLREALRGAGLTEVMHYSYSVAKTEDDREVAIANPMFAEYSSLRTELVSALINAFQYNLEQGNGSLNAFEIGRVFWREEDGLIEADSVAGIIGGDPTQGTWTRGGALQPMTWFEAKGVLESLFARLGMPVEYQPDRRDPRLHPGRTASLWLQGDRLGTFGQLHPQMRQQRGLPDAVYVFEMDLDVVLDYLDRDENLIPVFKPFSTFPGANRDLALFASTKISVAEIKRAIASAGGALLESVELFDEYRGQNVPEGQRSLALRLVYRASDRTLTDEDVEPVHQKIREALVDKFSVSLRS, from the coding sequence ATGCGTATCTCTCTCAACTGGCTGCGAGAATTAGTTGATTTGACGATGACCCCAACCCAGTTGGCGGACACGCTGACTATGGCTGGGTTCGAGGTGGAAGAGATTGAAGACCGCCGGACTTGGGCTGATGGGGTGGTGGTGGGGAAAATTGTGGAGATTCAACCCCACCCGAATGCGGATAAGCTCCGGGTCTGTACTGTGGATGTGGGGGCAGCGTCTCCTTTGAATATTGTCTGCGGGGCATCGAATGCGCGGGCTGATATTTATGTGCCTGTGGCAACTGTAGGAACTTATTTGCCTGCTGTTGAGTTGAAGATTAAACCGGCAAAACTCCGGGGTGTACCTTCTGCTGGGATGATCTGCTCTTTGGCTGAGTTGGGTTTGGCGAAGGAATCGGCTGGAATTCATATTTTTGAGCTGGAGAATCCGCAGTTGGGTAGCGATGCGCGATCGCTTCTCGGTTTAGATGATGTAATTTTAGACTTGACTTCTACGGCGAATCGTGCTGATGCTCTGAGTATGGTGGGCGTGGCGCGGGAGGTGGCGGCGCTGACTGGTGCAACTCTCCGACTACCAGAAGTTGGCTCTGTATCTATCCCAGAGGGAAGTGCAGGTCTAAGTGTGCGAATTTCAGAGCGGCAAGCTTGCCCCGCCTATATTGGGACTGTAATTGAAAAGGTAAAAATTGCGCCTTCTCCGGCGTGGTTGCAGCAGCGATTACAAGCGGCTGGGGTGCGCCCGATTAACAATGTGGTGGATGTTACTAACTACATTTTGCTGGAATGGGGTCAGCCGCTACACGCATTTGATCGCGATCGCTTACAACAGATTGCAGGGGGCAACACCCTGACTATCGGCGTGCGCTTTGCCAATGGGGGGGAATCCCTGAAAACGCTGGATGGGCAAACTCGCACCTTGCAACCCCAAAATCTACTGATTACTGCCAATGACAAACCTGTGGCTTTGGCGGGGGTGATGGGCGGTGAGGAAACAGAAGTTTATCAGGGTACTGAGAATTTAGTTTTAGAAGCGGCTTTGTTTGACCCGGTAGCAATTCGACGATCTGCTCGCAGCCAGAATTTAAGGACGGAGGCCTCTGGACGCTACGAACGGGGGGTGAATCAAGCAGAATTGGCGGTGGCTTGTCAGAGGGCGATCGCGCTTTTGACTCAGTTCGCTAGTGGCACCCCTGTGGCTCAGGAAGTTGCGGACACTCGTCCTGACCCTTCAGCTTGGATGCGTTCGATTGAGCTGCGTCTTGACCGGATAAACCAGGTTCTAGGGCCTGTAGAGTTGGGAGATGCTACTGGTGAAATTCAACCGGAAGATGTGCAGCGGATCTTGACTGCGCTGGGATGTGACGTATCGCTGGGGACTGGGGACTGGGGACTGGGGACTGGGGACAAGGGACTGGGGACAAGGGACTGGGGACAAGGGAGTTCCAATTCCCAATCCCCAATCCCCAATTCCCAATCCCCAATTCCCAATTCCCAATCCCCGGTATGGATGGTAAAAGTGCCACCCTATCGTTACCGAGACTTAGAGCGGGAAATTGACTTGATTGAAGAAATCGCCCGTCTTTACGGCTACGATAATTTCTGCGACACTCTGCCAGATAAAACTGAACCTGGGTATCTTTCCTCCGACCAAATGCTGACGCGCAAGCTGAGGGAAGCTTTGCGGGGAGCAGGATTGACAGAAGTAATGCACTACTCTTACTCGGTGGCGAAGACGGAGGACGATCGCGAGGTAGCGATCGCTAATCCGATGTTCGCAGAATACTCATCGCTGCGAACTGAATTGGTATCTGCCTTAATTAATGCTTTCCAGTACAATTTGGAGCAAGGCAACGGTTCCTTGAACGCCTTTGAAATAGGTCGGGTATTCTGGCGGGAAGAGGACGGACTAATAGAAGCTGACTCGGTGGCGGGAATTATTGGCGGCGACCCCACTCAAGGTACTTGGACGCGGGGAGGCGCATTACAACCGATGACTTGGTTTGAAGCCAAGGGAGTGCTGGAAAGTTTGTTTGCACGGCTGGGAATGCCTGTAGAATATCAACCAGACCGACGCGATCCGCGCCTGCATCCGGGACGCACAGCTTCTTTGTGGTTGCAGGGTGATCGTTTGGGTACGTTTGGGCAACTGCATCCCCAGATGAGGCAACAGCGGGGTTTGCCGGATGCTGTCTACGTTTTTGAGATGGATTTGGATGTGGTCTTAGACTATCTGGATCGGGATGAAAACCTGATACCTGTGTTCAAACCTTTCTCGACTTTCCCCGGTGCTAACCGGGATTTGGCTTTATTTGCCTCGACTAAAATTTCTGTAGCGGAAATTAAACGAGCGATCGCGTCTGCTGGCGGTGCTTTACTAGAATCGGTGGAATTGTTTGATGAATATCGTGGTCAAAATGTCCCAGAGGGACAGCGAAGTTTGGCCTTGCGGTTAGTTTACCGCGCCAGCGATCGCACTCTCACCGATGAAGATGTCGAACCAGTACATCAAAAAATCCGAGAAGCACTCGTCGATAAATTTAGTGTCAGTCTGAGAAGTTAA